A stretch of the Vigna radiata var. radiata cultivar VC1973A chromosome 7, Vradiata_ver6, whole genome shotgun sequence genome encodes the following:
- the LOC106766604 gene encoding aspartic proteinase CDR1: MKTLMTTMSLSSTLVLILLSLQSISSLEAHKGGFSVEIIHRDSSKSPLYRPTETQFQRVANAVGRSINRANRFNQNTPRTNITQDDGGYLLSYSVGTPPFQVYGIADTGSPMIWLQCKPCKPCYNQTSPIFEPSKSSTYRNVSYSSRICKLVEGTTRDGDNCEYHAAYGDGSESHGDLSEEILTLDSTNGSSIQFPRTVIGCGRMNTGPYDRNSSGIVGLGRGPVSLISQLGSSIGGKFSYCFAPTSNTSSRLNFGDAAVVSGKGTVSTPIISRGEVFYYLTLEAFSVGNKRINLESSSSESDGEGNIIIDSGTTLTFVPDDVYSKLESAVAHEVKLKRVKGPYKQLSLCFESSFHDLKAPVITAHFRGADVKLNAVNTFIEVAERVVCFAFSSSKGAVFGNVAQVNLLVGYDLEKKRVSFKPTDCTNQ, from the coding sequence ATGAAGACTTTGATGACAACAATGTCACTTTCCTCAACCCTAGTTCTTATTCTGCTGTCTCTTCAGAGCATCTCTTCCTTAGAGGCTCATAAAGGAGGGTTCAGTGTGGAAATCATCCACCGTGACTCATCAAAATCACCGTTGTATCGTCCCACAGAAACTCAATTCCAACGAGTTGCTAATGCAGTGGGTCGTTCCATTAATCGTGCCAATCGTTTCAACCAAAACACACCTAGGACCAATATAACCCAAGATGATGGTGGATACCTTTTGAGCTATTCAGTTGGAACCCCACCATTTCAAGTTTATGGTATTGCTGATACAGGAAGTCCCATGATTTGGTTGCAGTGTAAACCTTGTAAACCCTGTTACAACCAAACCAGTCCAATATTTGAGCCTTCAAAATCCAGCACATACAGAAACGTTTCTTACTCTTCTAGAATATGTAAATTAGTGGAAGGTACCACTAGAGATGGAGACAATTGTGAATATCACGCTGCCTATGGTGATGGGTCAGAGTCACATGGAGATCTTAGTGAGGAGATCCTCACTTTAGACTCCACCAATGGCTCTTCAATCCAATTTCCAAGAACTGTCATTGGATGTGGACGAATGAACACTGGGCCCTATGATAGGAACAGCTCTGGTATAGTTGGCCTTGGAAGAGGACCTGTGTCCTTGATATCTCAATTGGGTTCTTCAATTGGTGGAAAATTTTCCTATTGTTTTGCACCAACGTCAAATACTTCTAGCAGACTCAATTTTGGAGATGCTGCTGTGGTTTCTGGGAAAGGGACTGTATCAACTCCAATAATCTCACGTGGAGAAGTATTTTACTACCTAACATTGGAAGCATTCAGTGTTGGAAACAAGAGAATAAATTTAGAAAGCTCCTCGTCTGAATCTGATGGAGAGGGAAATATCATAATTGACTCAGGTACAACACTCACTTTTGTGCCAGATGATGTTTACTCAAAGCTGGAATCAGCAGTGGCACATGAAGTTAAGTTAAAACGTGTGAAGGGTCCATATAAGCAGTTGAGCCTTTGCTTTGAAAGCAGTTTTCATGATCTGAAAGCACCAGTGATCACGGCACATTTTAGAGGCGCAGATGTGAAGTTAAATGCTGTCAACACATTTATTGAAGTGGCCGAAAGGGTAGTGTGCTTCGCTTTCTCGTCAAGTAAAGGTGCCGTCTTTGGGAACGTGGCTCAGGTGAACCTTTTGGTTGGCTATgacctagaaaagaaaagagtctCCTTCAAACCCACAGACTGTACTAACCAGTGA